A genome region from Anopheles stephensi strain Indian chromosome 2, UCI_ANSTEP_V1.0, whole genome shotgun sequence includes the following:
- the LOC118507589 gene encoding ADP-ribose glycohydrolase ARH3-like produces MLEKSLMLSKFRGSLLGVLVGDCCGAPFEGQLMDSGAKLILRKNLDKLEGPAFNAPYKKYTDDTAMTIQTAKTFLDPKGYSQKLLAKNYVVEFFKEPNRGYGAAVGEVFRKLRQTKIADPTGPAMAQFNGSGSFGNGAAMRVSPVALYCVNKSIDELVRLVKESSEVTHTNVLGVNGAILQALAIRQSLLLNPNEPFCWKTFLAELKQQMVKIEQENDPDLDANPNAYEKQLVNMEKLLANQIEPSDENVLNLLGHSVAALYSVPTAVYCFLRHTQDLLKDTDRKSFRNTLEYAISLGGDCDTIGSMACAISGAYFGETVISSALLKHCESAESVAGLAEQLFEVAGAK; encoded by the exons ATGTTGGAAAAATCGCTAATGTTATCCAAGTTCCGGGGAAGCCTGCTGGGTGTGCTGGTAGGCGATTGCTGTGGAGCACCTTTCGAAGGTCAACTCATGGACAGTGGagcaaaattaattttgagGAAAAACCTAGACAAACTCGAAGGACCCGCTTTCAATG CGCCTTACAAAAAGTACACGGACGACACAGCAATGACCATACAGACGGCGAAAACGTTCCTCGACCCGAAAGGATATTCGCAGAAGCTGCTGGCAAAAAACTACGTGGTCGAGTTCTTCAAAGAACCGAACCGTGGGTACGGTGCAGCGGTAGGGGAAGTGTTCCGCAAATTGAGGCAAACAAAGATTGCCGACCCAACGGGTCCCGCCATGGCACAGTTCAACGGCAGTGGATCGTTCGGCAATGGTGCAGCGATGCGAGTGTCCCCAGTGGCGCTGTACTGCGTGAACAAGAGTATCGATGAGCTGGTTCGGTTGGTAAAGGAATCGTCCGAGGTAACACACACCAACGTGCTCGGCGTGAACGGTGCCATCCTGCAGGCACTAGCTATCCGGCAGAGCCTGCTGCTGAATCCGAACGAACCATTCTGCTGGAAAACGTTCCTTGCCGAACTGAAACAGCAGATGGTGAAAATAGAGCAGGAAAATGATCCCGATTTGGATGCAAACCCGAACGCGTACGAGAAACAGCTGGTGAATATGGAAAAACTGCTAGCCAACCAGATCGAACCGTCGGATGAGAATGTGTTGAACCTGTTGGGACACAGTGTGGCAGCGTTATACTCCGTCCCAACGGCCGTTTACTGCTTCCTGCGACACACGCAGGATTTGCTGAAAGAC ACGGACCGTAAATCGTTCCGCAATACGCTTGAGTATGCCATCTCTCTCGGTGGGGATTGTGATACGATCGGGAGTATGGCCTGTGCGATCAGTGGCGCCTACTTTGGCGAGACGGTGATCTCATCCGCATTGCTGAAGCATTGCGAAAGTGCCGAAAGTGTCGCCGGGCTTGCTGAGCAACTGTTTGAAGTTGCCGGTGCAAAGTAG